In Pseudobdellovibrio exovorus JSS, the genomic stretch CCGGCAGATAGCAAAGGTTTTAAATTTGAACCCTTGAAAACTATTGGTGCCGAATTCCTCATTCGCTCGGGGTATTCTGTCAGTGGACAGGATATCAATGTGGAAATGTATCTTTACCATGTCGGCGAAGGGCGTTTGATTTTGGGTAAGCGCTACCGCGCTCCTTTAGCACAAGCCAAACAAATCGGGCACACTCTATCCAACGATGTCATTGAGGCTCTAACAGGAACTCGAGCTCCGTTTATGGCGAAGATCGTTACCGCTTACGAAGTCGACAGCACGGGCTCAAAAGAAATTGCGATTATGAATTGGGATGGCTCTGGCTTCCAACAAGCAACCAGTCATAAATCCATTGCTCTGTCCCCGTCATGGTCTCCGGATGGAAAAAAAATCACGTACTCTGTTTTTTCAAAACTCAGACAGAGCTCTGGCAAAAGTCTTTCGAATGTTTCCCTTTATGTTCTAGATTTAGCCACCAACAAACGTGTTCTGACTTCTTACAGACCAGGATTGAATTCAGGAGCTGTTTTTTCACGTGATGGAAAGTTCCTGTTTTTAGGAATGTCGATGGGAAGTGGCTCTGCCGATATTTATAAAATTAATCTAAAAGGTGAAATCGAAACACGTTTAACAAATGGCCCTGCAGGTGCCATTAATGTTGAACCGACATTAAGCCCCGATGGAACAAAGGTCGCTTTTTCATCTGAGCGCGGTGGTCGCCCCATGATCTATGTGATGAACACTGACGGCAGCAATGTGAAGCGTTTAACCTTCCAAGGAAAGTACAATGCTTCACCTTCATGGTCTCCGGATGGAAAAAAAATCGCCTTTGCAGGACAAGATGGAGCTAACTTCGACATCTTCGTGATGAATGCAGATGGGTCAGGTTTAAAGCGTCTGACCTCAGCGACAAAGGCCAATGGTCGTCCTGCGAATAACGAAGATCCGAGCTTTTCACCGGACAGTCGTTATATCGTCTACACAAGCAACCGCACGGGCTCTAATCAGATTTATATTTCCACTGTGGATGGCGGCGAAGAGCGCCGCGTCACCAATGACAATAGGAACTATTATAGGCCCAAATGGTCGATCAACTTAGAGTAACTTTTAAGCACTGGTAGTCTGCCTATTGACCGGATAATCGGGTTTTTATAGACCTAAGTCTATATGAAAACAAATATCCGTAAGCAGACTGCCAAAAGTCAAAATGCCTTAGTTTTGTTCATCTACGTTTTAGCCTTCGCACTTCTAAGCTGGTCACAGGCCCGCGCTGAAGAAGCTCCTGCGACAGCGGCAACTGAAACCAAAAAAGTAGAAGTGGTCAGTCCTGAAGTGGTCATCGACACCAACTTGGGAAAAATCACTGTTCGATTGAATGCGGAGCATGCTCCTATTTCAACTGAGAACTTTTTGAAATACGTTGAAAAGAAACACTATGATGGTTTGATCTTTCATCGCGTAATCAAAGACTTCATGGTTCAAGGTGGCGGATTTACTCCAGATATGAAAGAACGCGATTCAAAATTTGATCCTATCAAAAATGAAGCGAAGAATGGTCTTTCTAACATGCGCGGAACTATCGCTATGGCCCGCACAAATGAAATTGATTCCGCGACATCACAGTTCTTCATCAACGTTGTCGACAATCAACGCTTAGATCACGTGAATAACTCTCGCTACGGCTA encodes the following:
- a CDS encoding peptidylprolyl isomerase, translated to MKTNIRKQTAKSQNALVLFIYVLAFALLSWSQARAEEAPATAATETKKVEVVSPEVVIDTNLGKITVRLNAEHAPISTENFLKYVEKKHYDGLIFHRVIKDFMVQGGGFTPDMKERDSKFDPIKNEAKNGLSNMRGTIAMARTNEIDSATSQFFINVVDNQRLDHVNNSRYGYAVFGKVISGMDVVDKIRDSKTESKAGHDDVPVKPVTIKSIRLVKAPAKGK
- a CDS encoding PD40 domain-containing protein, which codes for MKAFIQTFFIFALAFTFNSYSYAQQAYIKAGEAQAKRSNLAYPLFNNLGSNDSGVATAAAADIYNTSKSNFELSSYFVIMSNQAYLEDPAKTSLKPAPADSKGFKFEPLKTIGAEFLIRSGYSVSGQDINVEMYLYHVGEGRLILGKRYRAPLAQAKQIGHTLSNDVIEALTGTRAPFMAKIVTAYEVDSTGSKEIAIMNWDGSGFQQATSHKSIALSPSWSPDGKKITYSVFSKLRQSSGKSLSNVSLYVLDLATNKRVLTSYRPGLNSGAVFSRDGKFLFLGMSMGSGSADIYKINLKGEIETRLTNGPAGAINVEPTLSPDGTKVAFSSERGGRPMIYVMNTDGSNVKRLTFQGKYNASPSWSPDGKKIAFAGQDGANFDIFVMNADGSGLKRLTSATKANGRPANNEDPSFSPDSRYIVYTSNRTGSNQIYISTVDGGEERRVTNDNRNYYRPKWSINLE